In Fusarium fujikuroi IMI 58289 draft genome, chromosome FFUJ_chr08, one genomic interval encodes:
- a CDS encoding related to integral membrane protein gives MRAGLLTALLSLLAFTGVFGTPSFDTSLPDCAQICFRTLTSPDCYKPSCFCTSNTFHNDLIPCLKSHCPIPQVFASLRYLDQKCERPRRDRRNDAWPYLSIHILCILCAVIRVYTKIFIVRKISPEDWLSFTSLVIYVVYFGIGHHALMSAFGQDIWWVNADDLSHALKLFWIDCPVYTLLLGMTKVTIILFYIRLCHVYTLFCQLCWACILIISLSTGALMSLNIFQCTPIRWNWDRFSGEDVDFWCMDLNKLQWSINITNIIFDLVVLVLPIPLIWKTKSTFRRKLGIVLMFSLGVVVLVASCLKMRYNVLYGHSNNITWDYMDLMVWAGIESSVSIAAPCLPTVRLFLHKVFPTSFGRIFAFGSHCERTLDQEIKAEEEEVAQWAADVEMTTDSRLRVARPRRAAISLGEGFENGGRMKKKKAMTEASRILKSVDEIPLSP, from the exons ATGAGGGCAGGCCTTCTAACTGCGCTTCTTAGCTTGCTTGCATTTACGGGCGTGTTCGGGACTCCAAGCTTCGACACGAGTCTTCCAGATTGCGCG CAAATATGCTTTCGGACGTTGACCAGCCCGGACTGCTATAAGCCGAGCTGCTTCTGTACCTCTAACACCTTTCACAATGACTTGATACCCTGCCTCAAGAGCCATTGCCCGATTCCACAAGTCTTCG CGTCGTTGCGATATCTCGACCAGAAATGCGAGCGACCACGACGCGACCGAAGGAACGATGCCTGGCCGTACCTATCGATACACATTCTCTGCATCCTTTGTGCAGTCATTCGAGTTTACACAAAGATATTCATTGTCAGGAAGATTTCACCTGAAGACTGGCTGTCATTCACTTCTTTGGTTATCTACGTTGTGTACTTTGGAATTGGACACCATG CGTTGATGTCGGCATTTGGGCAGGATATTTGGTGGGTCAACGCCGATGATCTATCCCATGCCCTCAAG CTCTTTTGGATCGACTGTCCTGTCTATACTCTCCTTCTCGGAATGACCAAAGTCACAATAATCCTGTTCTATATCCGTCTGTGTCATGTCTATACGCTGTTTTGCCAGCTATGTTGGGCTtgcattctcatcatcagtctCAGTACAGGCGCCTTGATGTCACTGAATATCTTCCAGTGCACTCCGATACGATGGAATTGGGATCGATTCAGTGGAGAAGATGTCGACTTTTGGTGCATGGACTTGAACAAACTGCAGTGGTCAATTAACATCACCAATATTATCTTTGATCTTGTAGTTCTGGTACTTCCAATACCGCTCATATGGAAAA CAAAATCAACTTTTCGCCGAAAACTGGGCATTGTCTTGATGTTCAGCCTCGGagtcgtcgtcctcgtcgcAAGCTGTCTCAAGATGCGCTATAACGTTCTCTACGGCCACTCCAACAACATAACATGGGACTACATGGATTTAATGGTATGGGCCGGAATAGAAAGCTCAGTCAGCATCGCAGCGCCATGCCTACCAACTGTTCGACTGTTTTTGCACAAAGTGTTTCCTACGTCATTTGGGCGGATCTTTGCGTTTGGGTCGCATTGCGAAAGGACGTTGGACCAAGAGATCAAggcggaagaagaagaggttgcGCAGTGGGCAGCTGATGTTGAAATGACGACGGATTCTCGACTTCGTGTTGCGAGACCGAGACGAGCGGCGATAAGTTTAGGTGAGGGGTTCGAGAATGGAGGGAGGatgaaaaaaaagaaggctatGACGGAAGCAAGTCGGATATTGAAGAGCGTAGATGAGATACCACTGTCGCCGTAA